From a single Candidatus Binataceae bacterium genomic region:
- a CDS encoding type II secretion system F family protein, with protein MRSLAARSGVADIKPLAATLIQSEQLGAAIGPALRAISDSIRTHRRLRAEESAQKTTIKILFPLVLMILPAMLLIIVGPAIVQTVRTLTF; from the coding sequence TTGCGCTCGCTCGCCGCTCGCAGCGGCGTTGCCGACATCAAGCCGCTCGCCGCGACGCTGATTCAGAGCGAGCAGCTCGGCGCTGCGATCGGACCCGCGTTGCGGGCGATCTCGGATTCCATCCGCACGCACCGCCGGCTGCGCGCCGAAGAGTCGGCTCAGAAGACGACCATCAAGATTCTTTTTCCGCTGGTGCTGATGATTTTGCCCGCGATGCTGCTGATCATCGTGGGCCCGGCAATCGTGCAGACGGTTCGCACGCTGACCTTTTGA